The following is a genomic window from Sulfuricella sp..
CCTGCTGCGGCAGCCACACCACGCTGTCGCCAGGTGTATGGCCGCCGTGGAAATACAGCAATTGAATTTCCTGCCCGCCCAGCTTCAGGGTTTCCGCCTGGTCGAAGAAGCGGCCGGGATAGACCGGCCGCGTGCCCGCCGCTTTCTTGCGTATGGTCTGGCGCAGGGCTTGCAGCTGCATCTCGCCGCGCGCCTCCATGTCGGCCAATGCGGGGCGGGCGGCGATGATCTCCGCGCCGATGGACTTGAAGTAGCCGTTGCCCAGCCAGCGGTGGTCCTGCCCGCCGGTGTTGATGACGAACTTGACCGGCTGCCTGGTCACTTTTTTGATGACACGGTGGATTTCCTTCGCCACCTGCCAGGTGGGGCCGCTGTCGATCACCACCACGCCCGCCGTAGTGACGACGAAGCCGCTGTTGGCGTTCATGCCCTCGTTCCGGTAAGCGCGCATGCCGGTATCGCCGACGAAAGCGTAAACGTTCTCCGCCACGGGGCGCGCCGTGAGCGTCAGCGCATGAGCCGCGCCGCCCGTGCATAGCGCCGTGAAGGCCGCCAGCAGGTAAATTATTGATCTCATCATCACATTCCCCAATCAAGAAACACTTTTAACAGGCGCTTGCGGCGCCACCCAGAATTTCAGCAGCAGCGCCGCCAGAACCGCGGTGGCGGCGAGGAACAGGCCGTAGAAGACGAACAGCGTCCACATCGCCGACGGCAGCTTGAAGATATTGTTAATGGCGCTCATAGACCCATTGCAGCAAGGCGTCCAGCGCCGGCCTCGCAGCCCCGGCGCGCGGATGGTTGACCATCGCCACCACGGCCATGCGCCTGCCTTTTGCGTCGAACACGTAGCCCGCCACGCTGCGCACGCCTTCCAGCGAGCCGGTCTTGATGTGGGCATGGCCGGCCACCGCGTGATCCTGCAAACGTTTTTTCATGGTGCCATCCACCGCCACGATGGGCAGGGAAGACTCGAATTCGCCAAACACCGGGCTGTTGCTGGCGCTCACCAGCAGCGTCCCGAGGTGCCGCGGGCTGATGCGTTCCAGACGCGACAGGCCGGAGCCGTTTTCCAGCACCAGCTCGGGGAAGTCCAGCCCTTTCGCCGCCAGCCAGCCTTCGATCGCATCTGTACCCTTGCGCGGCGTGGCGGGCGGGCCGGATTGCGCGGCGCCGAGCGTCAGGAACAATTGGCGCGCCATGACGTTGTTGCTGAATTTGTTGATATCGCGAATCGCATCGCCCAGCGGAGGCGAGTCGAAGCTTGCCAGCAGGGCCGCTCCCGGCGGCACCTCACCCGCCCGGACGCTGCCGTTCAGCGTTCCACCCAGTTCTTCCCACAACAGGCGAAAAACGCTGTCCACATAACTGCCATTGGGCAGCAGATTGAGGTTGAAACTCTTTTCTCCACAAGTAGCAGAGAAGCGCCCGCGCAAAGTCAGTACTCGCTCTGTCCCCGCTGCCGCCACTTCGGTGGCAATGCCTTCGCGCCAGTCGCCGCAGGGGGCGGAATCCATTTCGATGTAACTGACCACTTTTAATGAAGATGGCGCGGGATCTGGAACAACCCTGATCCCATGGCCATCCGGCAGCAAACGCAGGCGGATGGCGTTGAAATTGACCAGCAAGGCCTGGGGAAGAGTGTTGTAGGCGCGCAGCGGCTCGTTATCGAAGGCTGCCGGATCGTGCGCGGCGGGCTCAAAATAGCTCTGGTCCAGAATCACTCCGCCACGGATATCGCGCACCCCGCGCTGGCGCAGATCGCGCAGCAGCAGCCAGAAATTTTCCAGGGTCAGCTTGGGGTCGCCATAACCCTTGAGGATCAGGCCGTCATTCAGCGCCTCGCCCGTCAGCGGCCCGCCCGCATAGGTTTCCGTTTTCCAGCGATACGCCGGCCCGAGCAGTTCCAGCGCGGCGTAAGTGGTCACCAGCTTCATGCTGGATGCAGGGTTCATGGCATGCTCCGCGCCCACATCCAGCAGCGCCCTTCTGGCCTGGGTATCCTGCACCCATACGCCCAGGCTGGATTGAGGCAAACCGGCTTCCTTGAGAGCGGCGCGCACCGGCGCGGGCAAGCTGTCTGCATTCGCTATGACCGAAGACCAAACGATCAGCAGCACCAGCAGCTTTGCGCCTAATCCGGAAAACTCCTCACTCCTCACTCCTCACTCCTCACTCCTCACTCCTCACTCCTCACTCCTCACCCTAAATCTCGAACTCATCCCGATACCCCGGCACTTCGACATGCCAGTTCCAGTTTTTGCGGATCAGGTCGGCAAAGCCGAAAGCGACATTTTCTTCGCCATGGACGATGAAGGTATGATGCGGCGGCTTCCTGAAATGCCCCAGCCAGGACAGCAAGCCTGCCTGGTCGGCGTGGGCGGAAAGGCCGCCGATGGTGTAGAGATCGGCGCGCACCGGGATGTCCTGACCGAAAATGCGTACCATCTTGGCCCCATCCACCAGGCGCCGCCCCAGGGTGCCGCCAGCCTGGAAGCCGGTGATCAGCACCGAGCACTCGGGCCGCCCCAGGTTGTAGCGCAGGTGGTGCTTGATGCGCCCGGCGTCGCACATGCCGCTGGCGGAAATGATGATGGCGCCGCCCTGGATGTGGTTGAGCGCCATGGAGTCCTGCACGGTTTCGGTGAACTGGATGCGCGGCACGTTCTTCCCGCTTCTCATCCATTGCATCAGGCCGCGCGCCTCGGTATCCATGAGCTCGATGTGCTTCATGGTGATTTCAGTGGCGCTGGTTGCCATGGGTGAATCGACATAGATGTCCAGATCATGCAGCCGCCCCTGGCGCACCAGATCGTAGAGCAGGTAAAGAATTTCCTGGGTACGCCCCACCGTGAAGGCGGGGATAATGACGTTGCCGCCCTTGCGCTTGAGGGTGTCGGTCACGGCATGCACCAGTTCATCCATGGTCTGGTCCATGGTTTTGTGCAGGCGATTGCCATAGGTGGATTCGATCAGAAGCACGTCTGCGGATTCGATGATGGCGGGGTCCTGCAGGATGGGCTGGCCGGCGTTGCCGAGATCGCCTGAGAACACCAGCTTCTGCGTCCGCCCGGCATCCTCCACCCAGACCTCTATGATCGCCGAACCAAGAATATGCCCCGCCTCGCGGAATTTGCAGCGCACCGAGGCATGGGGCGACAGTTCAGTGTCGTAGGTAACCTCACGCAACTGGGTGAGGCAGGCTTCTGCCTCGTCCACGGTATAAAGTGGTTTTACCTCTGCATCCCCGGCCTTGCGCGAATTCCGCCCCTTGGCATATTGCCCCCACTCTGCCTCTTTTTCCTGAATATGCGCCGAGTCGCGCAACATGATTTCAAGCAGTTCTGACGTGGCATGGGTGGTATAAATCGGCCCGCTGAAGCCATCGGCGGCAAGACGCGGCAGCATGCCGGAATGGTCGATATGGGCATGGGTGAGCAGCACGAAGTCGATCTCGCGCGGATTGAATTCGAAAGCGGCATGGTTCTTGTCGCGCGCCTCGCGTCCACCCTGAAACATGCCGCAATCCACCAGAAAACGCACGCCGTCGGCGTCCAGCGCATAGCAGGATCCCGTTACCTCACGGCTGGCGCCATGGAATTGAATTTTCATTGCATCACTCCGGGTCTGAGCAGGATGACTTTATTGTAGCCCGGAGCGCGAGGGAATAGTGTCAGATCACGCGATGGCGACGCTTGCCGTCCATGAAATCATCAATAATATCGACTGCTTCCTGGCAGAAGTGACTGCTGCTCAGCCCTTCCGGGGTTCGGCTGACGGCGACGCCACGCGCGAGGGCAGCCTCCAGATCGGTCAGCCCGTCCTTTGCCTCGATCACCAGTTTCAGCATGGGAAGCTTGTCCAGCAATCCGGCTGGCAGCGCAGTTCCCAGGGTGATGATGACATGTGTGCGCCAGCAATTTTCACCGATCTGCTCAGCCGTCAGTTGAGCAAACTCCTGCCAGCCATATTTGGCCGCCCTGGGCATGGGAAACTGGACGCTTTCGGGTAAACGGGAATTATCCAGCACGGTGATATTCATGGGTGTCTCTTCAGTATTTTCCGGGCCGCTGCAAACCGGCTTCCACTTCATCACGCCGGGCGCGTCCGGCCAGGGTTTCGATCAGTTCCAGCGCGAAATCCATCGCCGTGCCGGGACCACGCGAGGTGATTATCTTGCCATCCGTCACCACCGGGGCATTGCTGAAAGTGGTATCAGGCAAGTTCATCGTATCCAGGAACCCCGGATAACTGGTTGCTTCCTTCCCCTTCAGCAAGCCAGCCCCGGCGAGCACCACGGGGGCCGCACAAATTGCGCAGACGTACTTGTCATTTTGCGCCATCTTTTGCAGCAGGGGAATGGTGCGCGGATCATCCTTGAGATTCGTCATGCCCGGCATGCCTCCGGGCAACACCACCATGTCGAAATCTTCCTGCAGCGCAACGTCGAGCGTACAGTCCGGCACCAGCAGCGTGCCCCGGCTGGCCCTGACGATACCCGGCTGCAACCCAGCCACCACAACTTCGATTCCGGCTCGGCGCAGCAGGTCGATGATGGTGACGGCTTCAATCTCTTCGCAGCCAGCGGCGAGGGGAACAAGAACTTTTGGCATGCTAAACCCTTTGTTAACCACGGGGAGCACGGGGGCCACGGGGGCCACGGGGAAAACCGAATTTGATCTTCCCCGTGCTCCCCGTGTGCCCCGTGGTAAAGAATCTAATCCCGGAAATTCTGGTACTGCAGCGGGAAGTCGGTAATGGACTTCTTCACCAGCGCAATGGTGTCCTGCAGCAGATCGCGCTTGGCACCGGTAACGCGCACCGCATCGCCCTGAATGCTGGCCTGAACCTTGAGCTTGCTGTCCTTGATCAGCTTGACGATCTTCTTTGCCAGATCGGTCTCCACCCCGGTTTTCACCGTGATGGTCTGTTTGACCTTGTTGCCGCTGATTTTCTCGATCTTGCCCTTGTCCAGGCAGCTCACGTCAATGCCGCGCTTGCCGAAAGTCTGGTTGAGGATGTCGAACACCTGGTCCAGCTTGAAGTCATCGTCGGCAAACAGAGTCAGCACATACTCCGCCTGTTCGACGCGCGAATCGGAGCCCTTGAAATCGAAGCGGCCGCTGACGACCTTGTTGGCCTGATCCACCGCGTTGCGCAGCTCCTGCTTGTCTACTTCGGAAACGATATCAAATGAAGGCATGGCTGACTCCTCGTGTTATGTAGGGTGGGTTAGGCCGCAGGCCGTAACCCGCCAAACCCAATCTGCCTTTAACCCGCGCAACAGGTGGATTCAGTGATGAAGTGGCAGACGTAATCGAGCATTTCCACCGTTTCGATGTCGAAACTGCTGTTGCCCGGCACGCTGAATTTTTCCCCTGCGCGGTAGGTTTTCCATTCATTCTCGCCCTTGAGGCGCACCTTGCACACGCCAGCGTTGATTTCCATGATTTCCGGCGCGCCGGTATTGAATACCAGGCTGGATGGAAAAATCACGCCCACGGATTTTTTGCTTCCATCCGGAAACTGCACAGTGTGGGAAACACACTTGCCATCGAAATAGACATTGGCTTTTTTGACTACGGATACATTGTCGAACTGCGACATTTCAGATTCCCCATATTTTTTGAATGACTGCCTTGGCGACAAAGCCCAGCATGCCAAAGGCCAGGACGAAAAAGAGCACGAAAGTTCCGGTCTTGCCCGCCTTCGATTTCCATGCCAGTTCGCCGATGATGAACAGCATGTAGAGCATGAAGGCGCCCACACCAAAGGTCATGCCAAATTCGGATACCTGTTCTTCAGTCCAGCCACCGAACATGCCGCCTCCTGCTACTTGCGCCCGGCCTTGGCGGCAATGCGCATGCGCAGGGCGTTAAGCTTGATGAAGCCGCCTGCATCGGCCTGGTTGTAGGCGCCGGCATCGTCCTCGAAAGTGGCGATGGTCGAGTCGAACAGCGAATCGGTCCTGGAATCGCGCCCCACCACGATGACGTTGCCCTTGTAGAGCTTGACACGCACCCAGCCGTTGACGTTGCTCTGGGTATGGTCGATCAGCACCTGCAGCGCCTTGCGTTCCGGCGCCCACCAGTAGCCGTTGTAGATCAGGCTGGCGTAGCGCGGCATCAGGTCGTCCTTGAGGTGCGCCACTTCGCGGTCCAGGGTGATGGATTCGATGGCGCGGTGGGCTTTCAGCATGATGGTGCCGCCCGGAGTTTCGTAGCAGCCGCGCGACTTCATGCCGACATAGCGGTTTTCCACCAGATCGAGGCGGCCGATGCCGTGCTTGCCGCCCAAGCGGTTGAGCTCGGCCAGCATTTCGGCTGGCGACAGTTTCTTGCCATTGAGGGCCACCGGGTCGCCGTTGGCGTATTCGATGTCCAGGTACTCGGCCTGGTCTGGCGCCTTCTCTGGCGATACCGTCCAGCGCCACATGTCTTCCTCGGCCTCTGCGGCGGGGTTTTCCAGGTGGCGGCCTTCGTAGCTGATGTGCAGCAGGTTGGCGTCCATCGAGTAAGGGCTACCGCCCTGCTTGTGCTTCATGTCCACCGGGATGCCGTGCTGCTCGGCGTAGGCCAGCAGTTTTTCGCGCGACAGCAGATCCCACTCGCGCCATGGGGCAATGATCTTGATTTCTGGGTTGAGCGCGTAGGCACCGAGCTCGAAGCGCACCTGATCGTTGCCCTTGCCGGTGGCGCCGTGTGAAATCGCTTGCGCGCCGGTTTCACGGGCGATCTCGATCAGGCGTTTGGCGATCAGCGGACGTGCGATCGAGGTGCCCAGCAGGTATTCACCCTCGTAAACCGTGTTGGCACGGAACATGGGGAAAACGAAATCGCGCACGAATTCCTCGCGCAGATCGTCGATATAGATTTCCTTGATGCCGAAATTCCTGGCCTTCTCGCGTGCCGGCTCAAGCTCCTCGCCCTGCCCCACGTCCGCGGTGAAGGTGACGACCTCACACTGGTAGTTGTCCTGCAGCCATTTCAGAATCACCGAGGTATCCAGCCCGCCAGAATAGGCGAGCACGACTTTCTTGACGTTGCTCATTTGTTTCTCCGTGAGGGGAGAGGGGTAAGGGGTGAGGCGAATTTATGCGAGGGGGTTCCCCTCACGCCTCACCCCTCACCCCTCACCTAATTGATTTTGCCCAGCATCAGGTATTCCATCAGCGCTTTCTGTGCATGCAGGCGGTTCTCTGCCTCATCCCACACCACGCTGTGCGGGCCGTCGATGACTTCAGCCGCAACTTCCTCGCCGCGATGTGCAGGCAGGCAGTGCATGAACAGCGCGTCCGTCTTGGCGAGTTTCATCATGTCGGCATCCACCTGCCAGTCCTCGAAGTCGCGCATGCGCTCTTCATTTTCAGCCTCGAAGCCCATGCTGGTCCACACGTCCGTCGTGACCAGGTCCGCGCCACGGGCGGCTTCCATGGGATCGGTAAACTCTTCGTAGTGATCGGTGCCATACAGGCCGGCGCGCTCCGGCTCAACCTCGTAGCCGGGCGGGGTCGAAACGTGGATGTTGAAATCCAGCACTTCGGCCGCCTGCAGCCAGGTGTTGCAGACATTGTTGGAGTCGCCGATCCACGCCACGGTCTTGCCCTTGATCGAACCGCGATGCTCGATGAAGGTAAAAATGTCGGCCAGGATCTGACAGGGATGATATTCGTTGGTCAGGCCATTGATCACCGGCACGCGGGAATTTGCCGCAAAGCGCTCGATGATTTCCTGTTCGAAGGTGCGGATCATGACCAGATCGCTCATGCGCGAAATCACCTGTGCCGCGTCTTCCACCGGCTCGCCGCGGCCCAGTTGGGAATCACGCGTGTTCAGGTAAATGGCGCTGCCGCCGAGCTGGTGCATGCCCGCCTCGAAGGAAAGGCGCGTGCGCGTGCTGGCCTTCTCGAAGATCATCACCAGGGTGCGGTCGTGCAGCGGATGGTAGGGGATATATTGCTTGAACTGGGACTTGATCCAGCGCGTGCGCTCGAACAGGTATTCGAACTCGGCGCTGCTCAGGTCCTTGAACTGCAGAAAGTGTTTGATCTCCATGATGGGACTGAGGAGTTATCAGGTGATGCCCGCATCACCCCGTTAACCCGCCAGGAACTCCTTGATCAGTTTGCCTAACATTTCAATTAGCTGGCTTGCTTCCTCACGCCCCATGACCAGCGGCGGCAACAGGCGCACCACGCTATCCGCCGTCACATTGATCAGCAAGCCTTGCTCCAGAGCGCGCCGCACCAGATCGGCACAGGGCCGGTCAAGTTCGATGCCGATCATCAAGCCGGCGCCACGCACTTCCACAATACCCGCCACGCCATTGAGCCGGGCTTTCAATCCAGCACGGATAAACTCGCCCAGCTCAGCCGCGTGGCGGCACAAATCCTGCTCTTCAACTACAGCCAGCGTTTCGAGCGCCGCGGCACAAGCCAGGAGATTGCCGCCAAATGTCGAACCATGATTGCCCGGCTTGAAGACTTCCGCTGCCGCGCCTTTTGCCAGGCACGCGCCAATCGGCATACCCGCGCCCAAACCTTTGGCCAGAGCCATGACATCCGGAACAATGCCCGCCTGCTGGAAGGCGAACCACGAACCCGTCCGGGCAATGCCTGTCTGGATTTCATCCAGCATCAGCAGCCAGCCATGGGTATCACACAAGCGGCGCAGTTCCTGCAGGTAAGCAGGGGCCGGCACCTGAATGCCGCCTTCACCCTGCACTGGTTCCACCAGAACGGCAACCACGTTCTTGTTGTGCTCGGCAATCTGGGCCACGGCAGCAACATCATTATAGGGAACGCGCACAAACCCGTTCAGCAGGGGCTCAAAGCCTGCCTGAACCTTGCGGTTGCCCGTGGCGGTC
Proteins encoded in this region:
- a CDS encoding MBL fold metallo-hydrolase; translated protein: MMRSIIYLLAAFTALCTGGAAHALTLTARPVAENVYAFVGDTGMRAYRNEGMNANSGFVVTTAGVVVIDSGPTWQVAKEIHRVIKKVTRQPVKFVINTGGQDHRWLGNGYFKSIGAEIIAARPALADMEARGEMQLQALRQTIRKKAAGTRPVYPGRFFDQAETLKLGGQEIQLLYFHGGHTPGDSVVWLPQQEVLFSGDLVYVDRMLGVLPFSSTRDWLASFAAMEKLEPRIIVPGHGQVCDLARARRDTGDYLVLLRGHMKQALERGDDLQTAISSLDQSAFRYLQHYELLSGGNASRTYLEMESE
- a CDS encoding DJ-1 family glyoxalase III, which gives rise to MPKVLVPLAAGCEEIEAVTIIDLLRRAGIEVVVAGLQPGIVRASRGTLLVPDCTLDVALQEDFDMVVLPGGMPGMTNLKDDPRTIPLLQKMAQNDKYVCAICAAPVVLAGAGLLKGKEATSYPGFLDTMNLPDTTFSNAPVVTDGKIITSRGPGTAMDFALELIETLAGRARRDEVEAGLQRPGKY
- a CDS encoding pyrimidine/purine nucleoside phosphorylase, with amino-acid sequence MSQFDNVSVVKKANVYFDGKCVSHTVQFPDGSKKSVGVIFPSSLVFNTGAPEIMEINAGVCKVRLKGENEWKTYRAGEKFSVPGNSSFDIETVEMLDYVCHFITESTCCAG
- the argF gene encoding ornithine carbamoyltransferase, producing the protein MEIKHFLQFKDLSSAEFEYLFERTRWIKSQFKQYIPYHPLHDRTLVMIFEKASTRTRLSFEAGMHQLGGSAIYLNTRDSQLGRGEPVEDAAQVISRMSDLVMIRTFEQEIIERFAANSRVPVINGLTNEYHPCQILADIFTFIEHRGSIKGKTVAWIGDSNNVCNTWLQAAEVLDFNIHVSTPPGYEVEPERAGLYGTDHYEEFTDPMEAARGADLVTTDVWTSMGFEAENEERMRDFEDWQVDADMMKLAKTDALFMHCLPAHRGEEVAAEVIDGPHSVVWDEAENRLHAQKALMEYLMLGKIN
- a CDS encoding MBL fold metallo-hydrolase, encoding MKIQFHGASREVTGSCYALDADGVRFLVDCGMFQGGREARDKNHAAFEFNPREIDFVLLTHAHIDHSGMLPRLAADGFSGPIYTTHATSELLEIMLRDSAHIQEKEAEWGQYAKGRNSRKAGDAEVKPLYTVDEAEACLTQLREVTYDTELSPHASVRCKFREAGHILGSAIIEVWVEDAGRTQKLVFSGDLGNAGQPILQDPAIIESADVLLIESTYGNRLHKTMDQTMDELVHAVTDTLKRKGGNVIIPAFTVGRTQEILYLLYDLVRQGRLHDLDIYVDSPMATSATEITMKHIELMDTEARGLMQWMRSGKNVPRIQFTETVQDSMALNHIQGGAIIISASGMCDAGRIKHHLRYNLGRPECSVLITGFQAGGTLGRRLVDGAKMVRIFGQDIPVRADLYTIGGLSAHADQAGLLSWLGHFRKPPHHTFIVHGEENVAFGFADLIRKNWNWHVEVPGYRDEFEI
- a CDS encoding DUF2788 domain-containing protein, with amino-acid sequence MFGGWTEEQVSEFGMTFGVGAFMLYMLFIIGELAWKSKAGKTGTFVLFFVLAFGMLGFVAKAVIQKIWGI
- the dacB gene encoding D-alanyl-D-alanine carboxypeptidase/D-alanyl-D-alanine-endopeptidase; the protein is MRSEEFSGLGAKLLVLLIVWSSVIANADSLPAPVRAALKEAGLPQSSLGVWVQDTQARRALLDVGAEHAMNPASSMKLVTTYAALELLGPAYRWKTETYAGGPLTGEALNDGLILKGYGDPKLTLENFWLLLRDLRQRGVRDIRGGVILDQSYFEPAAHDPAAFDNEPLRAYNTLPQALLVNFNAIRLRLLPDGHGIRVVPDPAPSSLKVVSYIEMDSAPCGDWREGIATEVAAAGTERVLTLRGRFSATCGEKSFNLNLLPNGSYVDSVFRLLWEELGGTLNGSVRAGEVPPGAALLASFDSPPLGDAIRDINKFSNNVMARQLFLTLGAAQSGPPATPRKGTDAIEGWLAAKGLDFPELVLENGSGLSRLERISPRHLGTLLVSASNSPVFGEFESSLPIVAVDGTMKKRLQDHAVAGHAHIKTGSLEGVRSVAGYVFDAKGRRMAVVAMVNHPRAGAARPALDALLQWVYERH
- a CDS encoding YajQ family cyclic di-GMP-binding protein, which codes for MPSFDIVSEVDKQELRNAVDQANKVVSGRFDFKGSDSRVEQAEYVLTLFADDDFKLDQVFDILNQTFGKRGIDVSCLDKGKIEKISGNKVKQTITVKTGVETDLAKKIVKLIKDSKLKVQASIQGDAVRVTGAKRDLLQDTIALVKKSITDFPLQYQNFRD
- a CDS encoding argininosuccinate synthase, with product MSNVKKVVLAYSGGLDTSVILKWLQDNYQCEVVTFTADVGQGEELEPAREKARNFGIKEIYIDDLREEFVRDFVFPMFRANTVYEGEYLLGTSIARPLIAKRLIEIARETGAQAISHGATGKGNDQVRFELGAYALNPEIKIIAPWREWDLLSREKLLAYAEQHGIPVDMKHKQGGSPYSMDANLLHISYEGRHLENPAAEAEEDMWRWTVSPEKAPDQAEYLDIEYANGDPVALNGKKLSPAEMLAELNRLGGKHGIGRLDLVENRYVGMKSRGCYETPGGTIMLKAHRAIESITLDREVAHLKDDLMPRYASLIYNGYWWAPERKALQVLIDHTQSNVNGWVRVKLYKGNVIVVGRDSRTDSLFDSTIATFEDDAGAYNQADAGGFIKLNALRMRIAAKAGRK
- a CDS encoding acetylornithine transaminase, with the protein product MSFLMNTYARQPVSFARGEGVWLWDEAGRKYLDAVAGVAVNALGHAHPRLAKALCEQAHTLIHTSNLYQIPRQEQLAERLCRLSGMDKVFVCNSGAEANEAAIKLARMYGHGKGIDIPTIIVMEKSFHGRTMATLTATGNRKVQAGFEPLLNGFVRVPYNDVAAVAQIAEHNKNVVAVLVEPVQGEGGIQVPAPAYLQELRRLCDTHGWLLMLDEIQTGIARTGSWFAFQQAGIVPDVMALAKGLGAGMPIGACLAKGAAAEVFKPGNHGSTFGGNLLACAAALETLAVVEEQDLCRHAAELGEFIRAGLKARLNGVAGIVEVRGAGLMIGIELDRPCADLVRRALEQGLLINVTADSVVRLLPPLVMGREEASQLIEMLGKLIKEFLAG